The following nucleotide sequence is from Coffea eugenioides isolate CCC68of chromosome 10, Ceug_1.0, whole genome shotgun sequence.
GACCTTCGTAGGATAAACCAACAACAGCTTCTCTACTCCAGACCTAACTGTCTCCCAAGCCTTCAGTGTTGCGTTCGCTACAAGCATCATCTCCTTATCTGATAGTGACTCAGCTCCAGCAACAGCACCAAGAATATCGTCCTGACTATAACTATTCAAGTCTAGCATTTTATCATTTACATAAGCTCCCGCCTGCCAGCACAACTCCAAAACTGCTGGGATACGATCAAAATCAAATCTTTGATTATGTTCAATCACATTCTGAAACATGTATTTCAGATGAAATGCCTCTACTGGGACTAATATGTTGTTCAAGCTCCCACTAGTCCACTCATGAACATGAACCTTAGGGCGACGCCTAAAACCACCACAAGTTCGAATCTCATGACCACTTTCTCCAATAAATACTTCTTGACAGTACCTGCAAAGAAACAACTTGAACACATAACCAGGTGTGCAAATGAGCCTGAACAAGCCAAACACAAACACTACAATAAGCTTGGTTTAAACTCCTAACAAGCTTCAAAACTGTGTCTGAGATTTTGTATTATTTTCCAAGTCTAGCTCAAACGAGCTTTCACTGTGCCAACCTCAACACGTAGTAGATCGATTTCAGGTTTCATACATATCAAGTCAAGCTTGCATTGTCTTGTCCAGCTCATAACCCAATGTATAATGGCTTTTACAAAGTGGAACTCTCAACTTGGAATTAAGTATTCCCTGTTTTCCCATTAAAATGTATCCAAAacatgggaaaaaaaaacaataaactGATATAAATCATCTCCAGTGCGTCTGTATAACTAAAAACATTCTTCTCGTTATTAGATTTCATCAAACTAAAAAACGAGAATGATTTTCAAAAACTGGACAATACTAGCATGAATTAAGAAATCAACAAGGCTTATCAAGCTTGTAATATACTGAGATAAGATGGTTCATTGGAAAATGAAAAGGGATGGGGTGGAGGTAAAATTACTTGCACGCCCAAACGGGAACTCTCTGGAGAAGGATGGAAACGCCTCGGTAGAGGGTTGTTCGGGCCTTGAGGACCTCGTTGGCAACAGGAACCATAGCTTTGACTGGATAATCTTTGGCCCGATTCTCAATTCGCTTCAGAATCATTGGCCTTAACTTCTTCAAATCCACCACTTTCGCCTTCGAGCTGTAACATCTGTAGCATCCAATCATGCTATCCAAGATTAGCTTACGATGGTGCCAAAGCTCCAAATATCTCAAACCCATCTTCTAAAGATTGTAAAGATGGTCCCTTTATGGTATTCTTATGCTTAGTGGGTGTACTTTTGGATGCGCAGGCATTGTAGCAGCGTCGAGGCGGAGGAGGAGGCTGGAATCATGGAGGAGGAGCAGAGTGGCAGTCTGGCGGACCAAATCTTAGAAACCGGGTCGGTAATTAGATAGAAGGGTCAGGTCCAGTGTCGAAGCCTTGTcacaaaaatagaaaataaccCAACAATCCGAATAAGTGGGATCAAGtcctttttttttaccaaaaaaaaaaattagatagaTGGGCAGAGTATCTTTGGTTGTGGGCCAGGCCCAAGCCATAATGGGCTTTTACAGTTTCTTTGGCCATCTTTTCTGCTTGTTAAAGTGGCCGGAGATTTTTGAGTATACAGGCAATTGACGGGTTGATATTGAGTTTTCACTTAAATGAATTatattcaattcattcaattttagattGAATTAATTTTGGATTGGATCATATTGGATCATCTCAAGCCCATGATCCAAATGTGACctaatatattaattaatagattttaatatataaattctctcaaatatatttttacatataaaaaaatttttcacacacataaacacattTCACGCGCTAAAACACTTTCACAAATACAAGCACACACTCACTTCTTAAGTTCTTTAGAAATACATTATTTTTATACAATAAAATACACACTAATATACTTTTACAAATACACACATGTACTAACTGTTTAAACTATTTTGGATGAACTCATTATTTTTTATACAAATAAGGATTTTCAAATTGGATAGTGGATATAGCTTTGGTCCAAACTAAGAGACCGAAGTAACAATTTTAGTCCAAATTGGATATAACATGAAAAAATGGTATATCAATATACGATTTTTCAAGTATTGTTACTTGATTTAGCATTAGCTGTACCAAACATATTTCTAGTCCCATAAAAGATCCAATCATGTCTTaattaaactgaaattttgatGAAAGAGATACAATTCTCAACCAATTAGTTCAAATATCACTATccaaatcatttgaaaattcttgCGAAAATTAACTTCTCCAGCAAAATTTCTGGATACTTTCTTACTCTTTCacaatttttgtttgttttccagaaaaagaaaagaaaggaaatggtaGAAAGAGCGCCTTCTATTTTTATATCTCAATTCAACCAACCTTATAATTAACCCATTGTTTTAGAAGTATTTCATGATGTATATATTATCTCTATTGGAAGATGCGAAGGGTAAAAAGACTTTTATAGTTGTATTATCTCTATTGGAAGATGTGAAACTGTTTGCATTAACACAATTCCTTTCCAATGTATCTGAATCataatttctttatttgttttttaaatttaagTTAGGTAATGGGTGCCCAACACCAATATCCAAACCGCCCAAAATATATCTGGATTTTTATTGTTCaattcaaaattgacccaacACCCAAATTACCCAACCCAACCTCTCAAATTAGTAGTTAGATTGGATGGGTTGTTAAGTTTTGGGCATAATTGCCAGGTTTATTTGTTACCATTTCTTGCTTTTTTCCTTTGGGGAAATTATCACTTCTTGCTTAGAGCAAAAAATAGGTGAGCAACTTTATCGCTCCTAGCTAGGTGAGTATTTGGTTTAGCCAAGTCTTTTGGGGCGAAGTTATCCATCAAGTTAAATTTTGCTCTAGTTCTTTCTTGTTGTTCCGACAACATCATCAGTTGACACAAAAAagtatttttccaaataatttaggttattttagaaaaattggCAATGCTTTTCTCCTCATTGAATGGGCCTATTCAAATTGAGATTGTACCCTTGGTTCTCAAACACTAGCTAATAAGGAAGATATACTATTAGGATGTTTGAAAtgaataataatgaaaatactTTTATATTAGATGAGACTGTTATATTTTCAAGTCTCTTAATGTAATACAATGTTTAATTATCTTAAAAAGAATCAAGAGCAATTTAGAAAGTTCACACGTAATTCTGATATATTTCAAGTGCTAAATTTCAAATTAATAAAAAACGTACATGTAGAGAATGAGATAGCTTAGCTTTGAAACTTGATTAGGTCCTGCCAAATTATCTAATTCATAGGCTCATAGCAAGATCAAGTAACACTGAAAACGATGTTGATATTAAGTTACCATTCATTAATTAGTAGATCATTTACACAAATATTAGGACATCTCTAAATTCCCCTCTCTAAATGCTAAAAAACAGGGGTAGGGTCAAGCCCCTCTCTCTTCTCTCACCGCTTCTTAAATTCCATTTCTCTTTTAGTGaggaagagaggaaaaaaaaaaaaaagagaagagagaacAGAAATGGATCTACCCCCACAGGGTAGCTCGGATGGTGTGCTCCCCCTCTTTAGGATATGGCCACTTACCTGGCAACCATGGTTCGAGTCTCGTTGTTTACGTTTTCGGTGTGGAGTGGGGCCTCCTCTCCCGGAGCACAGGGGAATTAGTCGGATCCCGTAAGGATTGACTCGGACACCCCCTATgtcgccaaaaaaaaaaaaaaaaacagaaaagggTCTAATTGTAGCTTGACTAAATTTAATAGGATCCAAATGTAATTAACCTCATTACTAGTTAATCTTCCGAGATCTCGGGGGGTTGGCCGGGTTGGGTCCAAGTCCAATGCTCGCAAATCCCAAAATAGGACTCGCCGGAAATTCCTTAGAACATGCCCCAACCCAATTTAAGAGGTACCATTCTGATTCTATCTAAAATTCCTTGATTGCCAAGCGTCTCTTTCAGTTCTCATCAGAAATCGGATCTTGCCTTCTCTCTGTCCCCGGCCTCCCAACTTAGCTCAAGCATAGGAGAAAACTTCCCCGAGGTTACTCACTTCACTCTGACATTTTTCGTCCGATTCAGTAGAAAAACTGTCCGTTTGATCACGGTAACTTTTACTAATGCTAGCTCTTCTGATTTTCCTACTTACATTTCTGCATTGTACAGTCCACTgagggggttttttttttaaataattttattttaaatcaaTTCTCTCTCGAAATTGTGTGTGCCataatttgttttcttttggatcTATAATAGTCGCTGTATCTTAtgtatatttctttttcttattttcgaTTGACAATATGATGTGGAGTAAATTCCACTTTTTCCCCTTTGGTACCCGAACAAGAATGCTAATGCGGAAGTATTACTTGTTTGTTAATTGTGGGATGACTGGATTGACAACTTGGTACCATTTAATATATTTAAGATTGTTACTTTTCGTGAATTTTGATAATGTgagagatatatatattttggtcagGACGCAAGTTGTAACAGCAGTTTACGTGCCAAAATAGCGAATATTGGTAAGTGGGTGGTATTGAGGTCCACATGATAATAGTGGTGCAGCTAGATTTGAGTTGGATGTTAGTAATAATTTAGGGTATTGAACCGTTTATGGAACAACTCCGAGCAATGCTTAGGAGACAATGATTACTCAAGCAAAGTTTGGTTTGGCAGGAAAAGTGAAACATATTTAAGCACAAGCAAATTGTATCACTAAATTTTAAATATCTATCTTAACTATATATTTGTTGTCTTGGCTTCACTGCAAATGCAAATCATAGTTTTGTTCAGTGGTTTTCCTGATACTTTAGATTTCGTATACTCAATCAACATGTATCTTCAATGTCTCATTCTGTGCTCCACTGTTTGCTTCCtgcctctctttctctctctgtGCTGCCTTCTCGGTTTTGTCCTCTCCAATGCTTATCTTGCTTAGTTTATATATTTATGTGTCATTGTCCTTGAATTGCAGGTGATGTACATGTTGGGAATTTGAAGTAGTTATACGTGTCTTATTTGCTACCTCCATCTATGTTTGGAGGTCCTGTTTCTGTTCCTACCAATAGTCCGCATTTACGGAAGTCTGGTAGCAGACCAGTTGTTTATGATCTTGGTGAGAGAAGCATTGAGTTTTGAGTTAACATTCCTCAGTTGAATATGCTGTCCACGTTTCTTATTGCCTAGTGTTACTAATAGGTACAAGTGAGTTAGGAAATAGTGCTGAAGGAGATTTCTTGCTGCCAATAGAGACGAATGAGATGAAGGGTGTTAGCACACCATTGAGCACCGCTGCAATCTTGCCATCTCCTATTCTGCTTTGGAGATTCAAGGTGCCACTTATTAGTGCTATGTGTTGATAGTAACAGCTTATGGTAGGATTTCTTGAAGTCTTCTCAGATCAGCTGAGAAAAATTTTCTGAGTTGCTCTTTCACTGGTTATTTGATTTTGGTTACTTTTTAGAGTACCAAATTTTTTCTGGCATAAATGGTATGTGAAATATTGTTTAGCAATGATGGTTGTCATGAGCATGGATAAGGTATAAAGGTCTTTAAGGGTTTCTAGATAGGAATTGTTATCTGTCAACACAATAGGTATGAGTTTTTATGTTTGTTGGAATAAAAAAGGTACAAGTTTTTAGTCTTTAAACTGTTTTTATTGGCTATATTATTTGTATTGAGATTCTAACAGTATGGATTAGGAGTATAACTTTGTGTTCCATAGCTTATCTCTGCATTTTGCAATCCTTGTTTTTAGTTATCAATTCTTGGTGTCGGCTTCATAATTGTTGTTCCTACAAATATCCAGTTTCAATTGCTTTTACTATATTCTGGTAAGAGTCTAACTTAGTTTGATGATCAGGTAATATTATTTTTCATCTGGGGTTTCATTTGCTGCAAGGTCAGTTTGACATCTTTCTTCCTATCTGAACAGTCTATCTTTTGTCATTACCTGGCATGGAATTGCTGTTTTTAGGGACCCTTGTACTTGTTTGTATGGTagaatttgatgaatttttttattattgtagaTTGGATGGGATTCGGTCATGAGAATGAGTGCAGACCTCCGGGACTTATTCTTGTATGAGGCTTTTTTGTACTATAATCCTCTTCTTCTTGTGGTAAGTGAATGTTTTCTGGTCTATGGTCTTGGAATTTAGATTTACCTATTACAGTTTCCATGGTtttgttatttcttttattaAACCATGTTAGTTTCATTGATCTCATCATGGCAGACAATGACAGTTTGGCTTTGGGGAGTCAACTTATGGGTTTTTCAGCATTCTAATGTCAATTACGCTAAAATTTTTGACCTCGACCAGAATCATCTCACACATAAAGAAATATGGAAGGTAGAAATATATATACAGTATCCTATTGTGATATTGCTACATGTACTgcagatttcttttttcttggtttAGATTATTTCCTCACTGCTGGCATTCCCTCTGCTGTTAGTTGAACGAAACTGTCATTATTTAAGTTGATCAAATTTCGACTTAAAACCTTTGCCTGCTTTTTTAAGCAAAATCATATTTCATtaagaaaagaatgaatttatcttcttttttttttttccacaaacgAAATGAATTTATCTTCTTGAAAACCAAAATTTATACATAAATCCATAGTTTTTATGCAGTAAATTCTCAAGAAAGTATTATGTCAATTTGAgatttaattatattttgtttgataTTGCAGTGTGCCACCTGGATGACAATCATTGTCCCAACTAGCATGACTTCATATTTATATCTGTACTCTCATGGAGAGGTTGCATTAGCTGCGTTTCAACCAGTGTAATAGATGATTCTTCTCTCAGTAATCACTCTTTGCTTGTAATATTGTAATTACTTTATCTTTTAGATGTGGGGAACCCCTCATCCATACTTTTGCTTATCTTCAAATTAACCTTTGATTTGAGATGTTGCATGAATCAAAAATTTCTGGAGTCGCATTAAGTGAATCATTTGAGGCTTATATTGCGAGCCAGATGATCCCAATTTGCTATAGGACGGAATAATTATTGCTTCTGATAAATTCATAGTGCTTTGtaaattatattttccaaagtttaTATATACAAATTTAGTATTGATACTGCTACTGTACTAATGAATCTTCAACCATGGTTGCTGGTCACATCCTTTTTGCTATCTTCTATGTTGTAAAAATAAGCTTGACATTTGTCACTGCAGGTGCTATTATATGCTGCTGTTGCAATGGCCCTTTTGTCTCCCTTTGATCTATTCTTTTTGTCATCACGCTACTTTCTGTTGAGAACTCTTTGGCGAATAGTTTTCCCATTGCAGGCAAGTTTATGATCTTTTAGAATATGGCAGATATCTTGTAGGTATACCAAATGAAAGAATTGTTGATTCTCAGCTCATATACTATGAACTCAACTGAATTTGTAGCGAACTTACCTTGAACTTCTGGAGGTGGATACAGAAGCATGAGAGTTTCTTCATCTCTAATTTTGTGTACATGTATGTGGGCTTTCCAGAATCAATTTGCAAGTGTTACTTCATAATTTGACTAGGAGAAGTAAAATAAAGAACTACAAGAGGAATAAAAGGGGACAAGAAGCAGGGGACATGTCAACTAAAGCTAGTAATGGCTGTTTTTTTGGCATTCAATTTCATGTCTTTATTATAGTACCAAAAGGACATTTCTTTACAGTACTTCTTGTGTTTTGAATACTCCTTGGATCATTTGGATTTAGGGCAAATAATTACTTTTTCTTTGTTGCAACATTTAACTTTTTCTCTAATGCTTTTTACAGCGTATcacattttctcttgtttttatttAATCTGTGTGCACAGGCAATATCATTTGCTGACTTCTTTTTGGC
It contains:
- the LOC113749545 gene encoding APO protein 4, mitochondrial gives rise to the protein MGLRYLELWHHRKLILDSMIGCYRCYSSKAKVVDLKKLRPMILKRIENRAKDYPVKAMVPVANEVLKARTTLYRGVSILLQRVPVWACKYCQEVFIGESGHEIRTCGGFRRRPKVHVHEWTSGSLNNILVPVEAFHLKYMFQNVIEHNQRFDFDRIPAVLELCWQAGAYVNDKMLDLNSYSQDDILGAVAGAESLSDKEMMLVANATLKAWETVRSGVEKLLLVYPTKVCEHCSEVHVGPSGHKARLCGVFKYEGWRGKHFWRKARVDDLVRPNIVWYRRLQDPAVLKNEGRDYYGHAPAVVDLCTKAGAVAPSKYHCMMKMEGLTAPS